One window from the genome of Rhodanobacteraceae bacterium encodes:
- a CDS encoding tryptophan 7-halogenase, translating into MSAAINHVVIVGGGSAGWLTAALIAAEHGSAVGGHLQVSLLESPDVAPIGVGEGTWPTMRDTLRRIGVSESTFVRECDAAFKQGSQFVGWINGRGDDYYFHPFVLPQGYGEANLVGEWLRSHANVPFADLVSFQPHLCVAGKAPKQAQTPEFAAVANYAYHLDAGKFGLFLRRHCVEHLGVVHVLDHMVGVNTRDNGDIASVQTQEHGALVGDLFVDCTGMRSLLLGQHYGVGLIPQRQILFNDSALAVQVPYAQADAPIASHTISTAQSNGWIWDIGLPTRRGVGHVYSSAHTSDDAAAQELQQYLARSGAPDPHLTPRKLSFEPAYRERFWERNCVAIGLSSGFIEPLEASALALVELSAAMLSDEMPTTVERMAIVARRFNDAFSYRWSRVIDFLKLHYVLSQRRDTPYWRDHCRPESIPDRLKEQLALWRQQSPSRYDLHRVEEMFPSASYQYVLYGMGFRPDPHLAPRRSDQPQLADRAFREAASLSRRMLAALPSHRELIDHIHRHGLPRA; encoded by the coding sequence GTGAGTGCTGCCATCAACCATGTGGTCATCGTCGGCGGCGGTTCCGCCGGTTGGCTGACCGCCGCCCTGATTGCCGCCGAGCACGGCAGCGCTGTCGGTGGGCACCTGCAGGTGAGCTTGCTGGAGTCGCCGGACGTCGCGCCCATCGGCGTCGGCGAGGGCACCTGGCCGACGATGCGCGATACGCTGCGGCGGATCGGCGTGTCTGAAAGCACCTTCGTGCGCGAGTGCGATGCCGCTTTCAAGCAAGGTTCGCAGTTTGTCGGCTGGATCAATGGTCGCGGTGACGACTACTACTTCCATCCCTTCGTGCTGCCCCAGGGTTATGGCGAGGCCAATCTGGTGGGCGAATGGTTGCGCAGTCACGCCAACGTGCCCTTTGCCGATCTGGTCAGCTTCCAGCCGCATCTGTGTGTGGCCGGCAAGGCCCCCAAGCAGGCACAGACGCCCGAGTTTGCCGCCGTCGCCAACTACGCCTACCACCTGGATGCGGGCAAGTTCGGATTGTTCCTGCGCCGGCATTGCGTCGAACACCTGGGCGTGGTCCATGTGCTGGATCACATGGTGGGGGTCAACACGCGCGACAATGGCGACATTGCCTCGGTGCAGACCCAGGAGCATGGTGCTCTGGTCGGCGATCTCTTTGTGGATTGCACCGGGATGCGCTCGCTGTTGCTCGGCCAGCACTACGGGGTCGGGCTGATTCCGCAGCGCCAGATACTGTTCAACGATTCTGCCCTGGCCGTGCAGGTGCCCTACGCCCAGGCCGACGCGCCGATCGCCTCGCACACCATCTCCACGGCACAGAGCAACGGCTGGATCTGGGATATTGGCTTGCCCACTCGGCGCGGCGTCGGCCATGTCTATTCCAGCGCCCACACCAGCGACGACGCGGCTGCGCAGGAACTGCAGCAGTACCTGGCCCGCAGTGGCGCGCCTGATCCCCATCTGACACCGCGCAAGCTCAGTTTCGAGCCGGCTTACCGTGAGCGCTTCTGGGAGCGCAACTGTGTTGCCATCGGTCTCTCGTCGGGCTTCATCGAGCCGCTGGAGGCCTCAGCGCTGGCTCTGGTCGAACTGTCCGCCGCCATGCTCAGCGACGAGATGCCGACCACCGTCGAGCGTATGGCCATCGTGGCGCGGCGCTTCAACGATGCCTTCAGCTATCGTTGGAGCCGCGTCATCGATTTCCTGAAGTTGCACTATGTACTCAGCCAACGCCGCGACACGCCCTATTGGCGGGATCACTGCCGCCCTGAATCGATCCCGGATCGGCTGAAGGAACAACTGGCACTGTGGCGGCAGCAGTCGCCTTCGCGTTACGACCTGCATCGGGTGGAGGAAATGTTCCCCAGCGCCAGTTATCAGTATGTGCTGTACGGCATGGGTTTTCGTCCTGATCCACACCTGGCGCCGCGGCGCTCGGATCAGCCGCAGCTGGCCGACCGCGCCTTTCGCGAGGCCGCCAGCCTGTCTCGACGGATGCTGGC
- a CDS encoding TonB-dependent receptor, with protein MKQAHPIPKQRLLTAALLLALAGQSTYAQNVDADNDDARQAAELDEIVVKGIRGSMTSSMNLKRDSTGVVDGIVAEDIGKFPDTNLAESLQRITGVSIDRSNGEGSRVTVRGVGPDFNLVLLNGRQMPGSSIGETGPSNSRAFDFANLASEAIAEVEVYKTGRAATPTGGIGATINIKTAKPLEAPGFRANVGVKGVHDTSNGNLPDSLQGSDFTPEISGIFSNTSEDGRFGIALTGSYQERDLGYNQAAVPGGWRAFAGDENNWGTIPQPGTPGSENIINRPDPTDTYSVPQNLLYSVNGLKRQRTNGQLTLQFAPSDTVTTTLDYTYSQNKIQQQRNELSVWFNYGPSSSSWTDGPVAGPNFYSETINPANSDLAMAGAEFATKSENDSIGFNVEWDVNDSLGLEFDVHSSKAETGADSPYGSNAVLGTAGFFRGTTSVDFTRDFPVLSVALPPGMTTIDPAGMLVTGSSFRNSYMKSEVDQGQIRGHFEFAEASRLDFGVSATTVKNRTAFSNVQRDTWGGATSVDDYPDSIWRLDNMGNYFDAINGGGSPDLFGQFFTFDFETVRQLAAAAAGDESLYLRSDVFTTDRRVEEKSKSAYLQYSTTFDTAMPVNLNAGVRFEKTDVTSTALVPTATGILWVSNNEFAVQFGDPDYTTLKGDYQYTLPNLDLSIETSADTILRFSYGQSIGRPGWGDIQGGQTLNQLARIDGGSGAQGNPGLKPLESENFDVSFEWYYGESSYMSLGYFRKNIDNYIGVTTIAATPFDLNTPAGGVYFSEAVANGCATSDITCIRNYIFDNHDGDPGVVRGPDDANGNRTGTIAGQPGDPIATFRITTPANQRSASLDGWEFNIQHVFGDTGFGLSANYTMVDSSLDYDNYNRGEQFALEGVSDSANLVGFYEKHGWSVRLAYNWRDEFLAGRFDGSGLPNPVYTEAYGQWDMNVGYQWSDQLSFQFEGINLTDEIQRLHGRTQNQVLYVTQTGPRYMVGFRYKF; from the coding sequence ATGAAGCAAGCGCACCCTATCCCGAAGCAGCGGTTGCTGACTGCCGCCCTTCTGCTGGCCCTGGCCGGTCAATCGACCTATGCCCAGAACGTAGATGCGGACAACGACGACGCCAGGCAGGCGGCCGAACTTGACGAGATCGTGGTCAAGGGCATCCGCGGCAGCATGACCTCGTCGATGAATCTCAAGCGCGACTCGACCGGTGTGGTCGACGGCATCGTCGCCGAGGACATCGGCAAGTTCCCGGACACCAATCTGGCCGAGTCGCTGCAGCGCATCACCGGCGTGTCGATCGACCGCTCCAACGGCGAGGGCTCTAGGGTCACGGTGCGTGGCGTTGGCCCCGACTTCAATCTGGTGCTGCTCAATGGCCGTCAGATGCCGGGTTCCAGCATTGGCGAAACCGGCCCCAGCAACTCCCGCGCCTTCGATTTCGCCAATCTGGCCTCGGAAGCCATCGCCGAAGTCGAGGTCTACAAGACCGGCCGTGCCGCAACCCCCACCGGCGGCATCGGCGCCACCATCAACATCAAGACCGCCAAGCCCTTGGAAGCCCCGGGCTTCCGCGCCAATGTCGGCGTCAAGGGCGTGCATGACACGTCCAACGGCAATCTGCCCGATTCCCTGCAAGGCAGTGACTTCACGCCGGAAATTTCCGGCATCTTCAGCAACACCAGCGAGGATGGCCGCTTCGGCATTGCCCTGACCGGCAGCTACCAGGAGCGTGATCTGGGCTACAACCAAGCCGCCGTGCCGGGTGGCTGGCGTGCCTTTGCCGGTGACGAGAACAACTGGGGCACGATCCCGCAGCCGGGCACACCGGGCTCGGAGAACATCATCAATCGACCCGATCCCACCGACACCTACTCGGTGCCGCAGAACCTGCTGTACAGCGTCAACGGCCTCAAGCGCCAACGCACCAACGGCCAGCTGACACTGCAGTTCGCGCCGTCCGATACCGTCACCACGACGCTCGACTACACCTACTCGCAGAACAAGATTCAGCAGCAGCGCAACGAGTTGTCCGTGTGGTTCAACTACGGCCCATCCAGCAGTTCCTGGACTGATGGCCCGGTGGCGGGGCCCAATTTCTACTCGGAAACCATCAATCCGGCCAACAGCGATCTGGCCATGGCCGGCGCCGAATTTGCCACCAAGAGCGAAAATGACTCGATTGGCTTCAATGTCGAATGGGACGTCAATGACAGTCTGGGTCTGGAATTCGATGTCCACAGCTCGAAGGCGGAAACCGGCGCCGACAGCCCCTACGGCTCGAATGCGGTACTCGGCACCGCTGGATTCTTCCGTGGCACCACCTCGGTCGATTTCACCCGTGACTTCCCTGTCTTGAGTGTCGCCCTGCCACCGGGCATGACCACGATCGACCCCGCCGGCATGCTGGTGACCGGTTCCAGCTTCCGCAACAGCTACATGAAATCTGAAGTCGATCAGGGCCAGATTCGCGGCCACTTCGAATTCGCCGAAGCATCGCGCCTGGACTTTGGGGTCAGCGCCACCACCGTCAAGAATCGCACCGCCTTTTCCAACGTGCAGCGCGACACCTGGGGCGGCGCGACCAGTGTCGACGACTACCCGGACAGCATCTGGCGTCTGGACAACATGGGTAATTACTTCGACGCTATCAACGGCGGCGGCAGCCCCGATCTGTTCGGTCAGTTCTTCACCTTCGACTTCGAAACCGTGCGGCAGCTGGCGGCTGCGGCGGCAGGCGACGAATCCCTCTATCTGCGCTCGGACGTGTTCACGACGGACCGCCGTGTCGAAGAGAAATCGAAGAGTGCCTACCTGCAATACAGCACGACCTTCGACACGGCCATGCCGGTCAACCTGAACGCCGGTGTGCGTTTCGAGAAGACCGATGTCACCTCCACCGCACTGGTGCCGACCGCCACCGGCATCCTCTGGGTGTCGAACAACGAATTTGCCGTGCAATTCGGCGACCCCGACTACACGACGCTCAAGGGTGACTACCAGTACACGCTGCCCAATCTGGATCTGTCGATCGAGACCTCGGCTGACACCATCCTGCGCTTCAGCTATGGCCAGAGCATCGGTCGACCGGGTTGGGGTGATATCCAGGGAGGCCAGACGCTCAATCAGTTGGCCCGCATCGACGGCGGCAGCGGCGCTCAGGGCAATCCCGGCCTGAAACCGCTGGAGTCGGAGAACTTCGACGTTTCCTTCGAGTGGTACTACGGTGAGTCCAGCTACATGTCGCTGGGCTATTTCCGCAAGAACATCGACAACTACATCGGTGTCACCACCATCGCGGCGACGCCCTTTGACCTGAATACGCCTGCCGGCGGCGTGTACTTCTCGGAGGCAGTGGCCAACGGCTGCGCGACCTCGGACATCACCTGCATACGCAACTACATCTTCGACAACCATGACGGCGACCCGGGCGTCGTGCGCGGTCCCGACGATGCCAATGGCAACCGCACCGGCACCATTGCCGGGCAGCCGGGTGATCCGATCGCGACCTTCCGCATCACCACGCCGGCCAACCAGCGCTCTGCTTCCCTGGATGGTTGGGAGTTCAACATCCAGCACGTCTTCGGCGACACCGGTTTCGGTCTCTCGGCCAATTACACGATGGTCGATTCCAGCCTGGACTACGACAACTACAACCGCGGCGAACAGTTTGCGCTGGAAGGCGTGAGTGATTCCGCCAATCTGGTCGGCTTCTACGAGAAACATGGATGGTCGGTGCGCCTGGCCTACAACTGGCGCGATGAGTTCCTGGCCGGTCGTTTCGATGGCAGCGGACTGCCCAATCCGGTCTATACCGAAGCCTATGGTCAGTGGGACATGAACGTCGGCTACCAATGGAGCGATCAGCTGTCCTTCCAGTTCGAGGGCATCAATCTCACCGACGAGATCCAGCGCTTGCATGGACGCACGCAAAACCAGGTCCTGTACGTGACCCAGACCGGCCCGCGCTATATGGTCGGCTTCCGCTACAAGTTCTGA